A single window of Hippocampus zosterae strain Florida chromosome 15, ASM2543408v3, whole genome shotgun sequence DNA harbors:
- the wu:fi34b01 gene encoding uncharacterized protein wu:fi34b01: protein MAADAPICRTVAVVLLLCSFVPSFSCFPQKSLGKFVPWQLASEKLGVRKGKILFNGEELKSLSESDASGTWEEASQSDELGEVEAAWRLTDPSLRCGPTKMTLKVMGRGAVNLELDLGSGRSLPLSQMPESCGHSLHQNSLGLVLVVSYGGCKVMRENGYHVLPMSFMETSVTLACPVLPPLTPPHPIPPTARNVDRSKRDEDKPASDENLHLRYQHYHNYLKYLYYLHILKNPHMYPLVHRAYNPLYQSPHLVSHAYPYIPVQHPLYAHYPQNPAAPYCHPPGALCPLPHYLNPQPQALQNREILMDTDHSPETLTTTPSPTADPATTTTTAASTTTRKPCRRIIPTTTVSPTAAAATPTKRRCRPRTHPENKHFTPYAAKPFVQEISYDEGAPIAGNPKSSPLAGYKSGPLQSYQYWQQEPWFSQEEDKDIPFDWDELEP, encoded by the exons ATGGCGGCGGACGCTCCGATATGTCGTACCGTAGCGGTTGTCTTGCTCCTGTGTTCCTTTGTGCCGAGTTTCAGCTGTTTCCCGCAGAAGAGCCTTGGTAAATTTGTCCCATGGCAATTAGCTAGCGAGAAGCTCGGAGTAAGAAAGGGGAAGATTCTCTTCAATGGGGAAGAGCTGAAATCCTTGTCAGAATCCGACGCTTCGG GAACGTGGGAGGAGGCGTCACAGTCTGACGAGCTCGGAGAAGTTGAAGCGGCATGGCGGCTCACGGATCCCTCATTGCGATGCGGTCCTACAAAAATGACCTTAAAAGTCATGGGCCGTGGAGCTGTGAACTTGGAACTCGACCTGG GCTCTGGGCGTTCCCTACCTCTAAGCCAGATGCCGGAATCTTGTGGCCATTCGCTCCATCAGAATTCTCTTGGCCTTGTCTTGGTTGTCTCGTATGGTGGCTGCAAAGTCATGCGAGAG AACGGATATCATGTCCTGCCAATGAGCTTCATGGAGACTTCCGTGACACTCGCCTGCCCCGTGTTACCACCCTTGACCCCGCCGCATCCCATCCCTCCAACTGCCCGAAACGTAGACCGCTCCAAGCGTGACGAGGACAAGCCGGCATCTGACGAGAACCTTCACCTGCGATACCAGCACTATCATAACTATTTAAAGTACCTGTACTACTTGCACATCCTAAAGAATCCCCACATGTATCCTCTTGTACATCGCGCTTACAATCCCCTGTACCAAAGCCCGCATCTCGTTTCTCACGCCTATCCGTATATTCCGGTGCAGCATCCGCTTTATGCTCACTATCCGCAGAACCCCGCGGCCCCTTATTGCCACCCACCCGGGGCGCTTTGTCCTTTGCCCCATTATCTCAATCCCCAACCTCAAGCGCTCCAAAATAGGGAAATACTTATGGATACCGACCACAGTCCAGAAACGTTAACGACGACGCCCTCTCCGACCGCCGATCCCGCAACTACTACAACAACCGCTGCAAGTACTACCACTAGAAAACCTTGTAGACGCATCATCCCCACTACTACGGTTAGTCCTacggctgctgctgctactccaACCAAACGACGGTGTCGACCCAGGACCCATCCGGAGAATAAGCACTTCACCCCTTATGCCGCCAAGCCCTTCGTACAAGAAATCTCGTACGACGAAGGCGCTCCAATTGCAGGTAACCCTAAGAGTTCACCTCTTGCTGGCTACAAATCTGGACCACTCCAGAGCTACCAGTACTGGCAGCAGGAGCCCTGGTTTTCCCAAGAGGAGGATAAAGACATCCCCTTTGACTGGGATGAGCTAGAGCCATAG
- the LOC127615927 gene encoding uncharacterized protein LOC127615927, which translates to MNKDKNASATFGQITAVLILACFLAHTVDSYRLKKADRRKYVPDGFRRGKIMFGKVPQWDPPMLNEEAKKSNASVEDDDAYQADSAGGWAVNPVPVQPPASQEASWRRMTSLQCGDSHMKLSVRRPGLTHMTVQQAPNAPPLPLPLVPLNCGYNMHRNSFGFLMYVPYGGCYMLQQAGSYVLPMYWQGVPVILMCTRLTPTDAPKVTSPFHLDQMATKGPDAQHVPKWPPVAQAPVSPLGIWAPVDPRSQAQSPVMSPRFRSHHSAPHVPKWPLFPRWPPMPHGPGSQPGLQKPPMPRDPMFDFGLQAPRNPFVSQYPNMPHMPYMHNLPRPYPDPQVMGQYPYFNPSLWTFPGHPAPAGNKEPKNPVKTATLSKVPTSIPPVQTTTTLPSTTTAPTAAETTPLPYNPLYQFPPELMHYISYEDLLAAMYANQ; encoded by the exons atgaacaaagacaaaaacgcAAGTGCTACGTTTGGCCAGATTACCGCAGTACTTATTTTAGCCTGCTTTTTGGCACACACGGTTGACAGCTATCGCCTGAAGAAGGCGGACAGAAGAAAATATGTTCCCGATGGCTTTCGCCGGGGTAAGATTATGTTTGGGAAAGTTCCTCAATGGGATCCTCCAATGCTGAATGAAGAAGCCAAGAAGTCAAACGCTTCGGTGGAGGATGACGATGCTTATCAGGCCGATTCTGCAG GAGGCTGGGCCGTGAACCCTGTGCCCGTGCAACCACCTGCATCGCAGGAGGCCTCATGGAGACGCATGACTTCCCTGCAGTGTGGAGATAGCCACATGAAGCTCAGCGTCAGAAGACCAGGCCTAACCCACATGACAGTGCAACAAG CGCCCAATGCACCTCCATTGCCTTTGCCTCTTGTGCCCTTAAACTGTGGCTACAATATGCATCGAAATTCCTTTGGGTTCCTGATGTATGTTCCATATGGTGGTTGTTACATGCTTCAACAG gCTGGAAGTTACGTGCTTCCCATGTATTGGCAGGGAGTTCCAGTCATCCTCATGTGCACCAGACTGACTCCAACCGATGCCCCTAAGGTCACCAGTCCATTTCACTTGGATCAAATGGCCACCAAGGGGCCTGATGCTCAACATGTCCCCAAGTGGCCCCCAGTCGCCCAAGCTCCAGTCTCCCCACTCGGCATTTGGGCGCCGGTTGACCCCCGCAGCCAGGCCCAGTCTCCGGTCATGAGCCCCAGATTCCGATCTCACCATTCTGCGCCTCATGTGCCCAAGTGGCCGTTATTCCCCAGGTGGCCACCAATGCCCCATGGTCCAGGCTCCCAGCCTGGGCTTCAGAAGCCCCCGATGCCCCGGGACCCCATGTTCGATTTTGGGCTGCAAGCACCTCGGAACCCTTTTGTGTCGCAGTACCCCAACATGCCTCACATGCCCTATATGCATAATCTGCCTCGCCCATACCCTGATCCCCAGGTGATGGGCCAGTACCCATATTTCAATCCCTCCCTCTGGACCTTCCCCGGACATCCAGCACCAGCTGGGAACAAGGAGCCAAAGAATCCAGTTAAGACGGCAACTTTGTCAAAAGTTCCTACTTCTATCCCTCCAGTGCAGACGACTACCACCCTGCCATCGACCACGACTGCGCCAACAGCCGCCGAGACCACGCCGTTACCGTACAACCCATTGTACCAATTTCCCCCTGAGCTGATGCACTATATCTCCTATGAGGACTTGCTTGCTGCAATGTATGCTAATCAGTGA
- the LOC127615922 gene encoding glutamate-rich protein 6 isoform X2 yields the protein MRSSISKNAVAKLEYDICELLRDLNNYAFCDQPTHCIRAGVLSYHRESDNPRLSITAAHLEPPFECPRKCEYCHRTARPVLDVRWEDELEAVPSYCCSQRRRLCMALVRKRPSVKDELDEDLHRREDKAVEALLSGREKKNAQNFSDLSRGLMELAGLKRDDDASQQEPSSEAKILSFRLGGSAEEGGWTLKNIAENVVQLKKEEARESVCDHKPPLFGICHQKDGEFHQKFYMDGRTFLNLFPDGSAQLYYPGDLLAIVFVVTKKKERVCIVYDNNQTPPRAIRAIFQANGKGTCYHGNGNIWLSLNSSGGQCLDETGARIRRWSWKTLPPPHLPPLFLSLNKHIGVRVLGKDQIFVSFLAHGQQARCSVGSCSAQCKCTRETPAGEPSLLKDELFVLAARVKIHLCIQHLNWSLLTPLHQKSTPAQSIRVFGKKLLEVSTNVLMSQHERAFIRGCLQDCL from the exons aTGAGGTCCAGCATTTCCA AAAATGCAGTGGCAAAGTTAGAATATGATATCTGCGAGCTCCTGCGTGACCTGAACAACTAT GCTTTCTGTGACCAGCCCACCCACTGCATCAGAGCGGGAGTCCTGAGCTACCACCGCGAGTCTGACAACCCGCGACTTTCCATCACAGCTGCACATTTGGAG CCTCCATTTGAGTGTCCgagaaaatgtgaatactgccaCAGAACCGCCAGGCCCGTCCTGGATGTGAGATGGGAAGACGAGCTGGAG GCGGTGCCAAGCTATTGCTGCTCCCAGCGCAGGAGGCTATGCATGGCCCTGGTGAGGAAAAGGCCTTCGGTGAAGGACGAACTGGACGAGGACTTGCACAGGCGGGAAGACAAAGCCGTAGAGGCGCTGCTCAGCggcagagagaaaaagaacGCTCAAAATTTTAGTGACCTTTCACGTGGACTGAt GGAACTGGCGGGGTTAAAGAGAGACGACGACGCCTCCCAACAGGAACCTT CCTCAGAGGCCAAAATCCTCAGCTTCCGGCTGGGCGGTTCTGCGGAAGAGGGCGGCTGGACGCTCAAGAATATCGCGGAGAATGTCGTGCAACTGAAAAAGGAAGAGGCCAGAGAGTCCGTTTGCGACCACAAGCCGCCCCTGTTTGGCATCTGTCATCAAAAGG ATGGAGAATTCCACCAGAAATTTTACATGGATGGCAGGACTTTTCTCAACCTGTTCCCAGATGGCTCAGCTCAGCTCTA TTACCCGGGAGACCTCTTGGCCATCGTCTTCGTCGTGACCAAAAAGAAGGAAAGGGTTTGCATCGTGTACGACAACAACCAGACACCCCCGAGAGCCATCCGAGCAATCTTCCAGGCTAACGGCAAGGGAACATGTTACCACGGCAACGGAAACATATG GTTGAGCCTAAATAGTTCCGGTGGTCAGTGTTTAGATGAGACGGGTGCCAGGATCCGTCGCTGGAGCTGGAAAACGCTTCCGCCCCCTCACCTGCCTCCTCTCTTCTTGTCCCTCAATAAGCACATCGGGGTGCGGGTCCTGGGGAAGGATCAAATTTTTGTCTCCTTCCTGGCTCACGGTCAACAGGCACGGTGTAGCGTGGGTAGCTGCAGCGCTCAG tgTAAATGCACAAGAGAGACGCCCGCGGGCGAACCTTCGCTGCTCAAAGACGAGCTGTTCGTGCTGGCCGCTCGGGTGAAGATCCACCTGTGTATCCAGCATCTCAACTGGAGTCTTCTGACACCTCTGCACCAGAAGAGCACGCCGGCCCAAAGCATCCGCGTCTTCGGCAAAAAGCTCCTGGAGGTCAGCACCAACGTACTGATGAGCCAGCACGAACGCGCCTTCATCAGGGGCTGCCTCCAGGACTGTCTCTAA
- the LOC127615922 gene encoding glutamate-rich protein 6 isoform X1, producing the protein MRSSISKNAVAKLEYDICELLRDLNNYAFCDQPTHCIRAGVLSYHRESDNPRLSITAAHLEPPFECPRKCEYCHRTARPVLDVRWEDELEVRQNGRGCSYRKSAFGQSSWSTVCVCVCAPPDSTQAVPSYCCSQRRRLCMALVRKRPSVKDELDEDLHRREDKAVEALLSGREKKNAQNFSDLSRGLMELAGLKRDDDASQQEPSSEAKILSFRLGGSAEEGGWTLKNIAENVVQLKKEEARESVCDHKPPLFGICHQKDGEFHQKFYMDGRTFLNLFPDGSAQLYYPGDLLAIVFVVTKKKERVCIVYDNNQTPPRAIRAIFQANGKGTCYHGNGNIWLSLNSSGGQCLDETGARIRRWSWKTLPPPHLPPLFLSLNKHIGVRVLGKDQIFVSFLAHGQQARCSVGSCSAQCKCTRETPAGEPSLLKDELFVLAARVKIHLCIQHLNWSLLTPLHQKSTPAQSIRVFGKKLLEVSTNVLMSQHERAFIRGCLQDCL; encoded by the exons aTGAGGTCCAGCATTTCCA AAAATGCAGTGGCAAAGTTAGAATATGATATCTGCGAGCTCCTGCGTGACCTGAACAACTAT GCTTTCTGTGACCAGCCCACCCACTGCATCAGAGCGGGAGTCCTGAGCTACCACCGCGAGTCTGACAACCCGCGACTTTCCATCACAGCTGCACATTTGGAG CCTCCATTTGAGTGTCCgagaaaatgtgaatactgccaCAGAACCGCCAGGCCCGTCCTGGATGTGAGATGGGAAGACGAGCTGGAGGTGAGACAGAATGGACGCGGGTGTTCTTACCGTAAAAGTGCCTTTGGGCAAAGCTCATGGtcgaccgtgtgtgtgtgtgtgtgtgccccccccGACTCTACTCAGGCGGTGCCAAGCTATTGCTGCTCCCAGCGCAGGAGGCTATGCATGGCCCTGGTGAGGAAAAGGCCTTCGGTGAAGGACGAACTGGACGAGGACTTGCACAGGCGGGAAGACAAAGCCGTAGAGGCGCTGCTCAGCggcagagagaaaaagaacGCTCAAAATTTTAGTGACCTTTCACGTGGACTGAt GGAACTGGCGGGGTTAAAGAGAGACGACGACGCCTCCCAACAGGAACCTT CCTCAGAGGCCAAAATCCTCAGCTTCCGGCTGGGCGGTTCTGCGGAAGAGGGCGGCTGGACGCTCAAGAATATCGCGGAGAATGTCGTGCAACTGAAAAAGGAAGAGGCCAGAGAGTCCGTTTGCGACCACAAGCCGCCCCTGTTTGGCATCTGTCATCAAAAGG ATGGAGAATTCCACCAGAAATTTTACATGGATGGCAGGACTTTTCTCAACCTGTTCCCAGATGGCTCAGCTCAGCTCTA TTACCCGGGAGACCTCTTGGCCATCGTCTTCGTCGTGACCAAAAAGAAGGAAAGGGTTTGCATCGTGTACGACAACAACCAGACACCCCCGAGAGCCATCCGAGCAATCTTCCAGGCTAACGGCAAGGGAACATGTTACCACGGCAACGGAAACATATG GTTGAGCCTAAATAGTTCCGGTGGTCAGTGTTTAGATGAGACGGGTGCCAGGATCCGTCGCTGGAGCTGGAAAACGCTTCCGCCCCCTCACCTGCCTCCTCTCTTCTTGTCCCTCAATAAGCACATCGGGGTGCGGGTCCTGGGGAAGGATCAAATTTTTGTCTCCTTCCTGGCTCACGGTCAACAGGCACGGTGTAGCGTGGGTAGCTGCAGCGCTCAG tgTAAATGCACAAGAGAGACGCCCGCGGGCGAACCTTCGCTGCTCAAAGACGAGCTGTTCGTGCTGGCCGCTCGGGTGAAGATCCACCTGTGTATCCAGCATCTCAACTGGAGTCTTCTGACACCTCTGCACCAGAAGAGCACGCCGGCCCAAAGCATCCGCGTCTTCGGCAAAAAGCTCCTGGAGGTCAGCACCAACGTACTGATGAGCCAGCACGAACGCGCCTTCATCAGGGGCTGCCTCCAGGACTGTCTCTAA